A region of the Mycoplasma capricolum subsp. capricolum ATCC 27343 genome:
GAGTTCCTGGTGAAATATGATTTTGACTATCATCTAAAATAATACTTTTAATTTTAGAAATTCCAAAATCAGAAATTTTTACTTTTGAGTCATTTCCAATTAAAATATTTGCTGGTTTAACATCTCTATGAATAATATTATTATCATGAATTTCTTTTAAACCTTTAGTACTTTGTAAAAAATAATAAATAAATTCTTTGTTAGATAAAACATTATTATAAGCATTAAATTTTTTACTTAAATCAGCACCATCAATCAATTCCATTACAATTACATAATAATTTTGTCAACTAAAAACATCTTTCATTTTAACAATATTTTTAGAAAAGGATAATTTTGCAAAAGTATTTGTTTCTAAAAATAAACGTTTTTTAATAGCTTCGATATTTTTGTTTTTAGCTTTTAAAATAATTTTTATTGCTACAAAAACATCTTTTTTTTCTAAAACAGAAGCATCTAAATCAAGTGCTTTAAAAACAACTGCAAAAGCACCAGAGTTTAAGTATTTAACTAATTTGTATCGATTGTTTACAATTTGATTTAATAATGCGTCTTTATCTATTCCAAGATCTTTTTTAGTTTTTTGCATTACATAACCTCTAATAAAATTATTGATGAATTATCTGTTGATAAATTATTAATAGAATATTTAATAATGTTTTTAGCTTTAGTTCTTAGTGAAGATTTTAGATCCAAATAGTCTTTAAATGTTTTTATATCAATAAAATCATGTATTCCATCAGTTGTTAAACAAAATAGACCATTACTATCTTTTAAAAAGTAACTATCTATTTTTAGTTTTTTTGTTGGTCCTAAAGCACTAGTTAAACATTTTCAATAAGTATTTTTCATTAAATTTAGTTCCATAATATTTTTGAGCTTGTTTTTTAATTTTTTGCATATCATAATTAGAATTCATTAGATTTTGATCAATTGTTACTTGATTAAAATGTTGATCTTTTAAATGATAAATTCTTGAATCTCCAATATTAATAATATGAGCATTATTATTTGCTATTAAAATAGCAGATAATGTAGTTCCCATATCTTTTGCTTCAATAAAGCTTTCTACATATTTTTTCATTACACTAATAATATAAGAAATACTATTTTCTAATCATGAAAAAATTTCTTTACTTTCTTTTTGTTTAAAATTAGATTTTTTAAAAAGATCAACAAAAGTATTAACTGCTAGTCTTGAAGCAATTTCACCACATTTATGACCACCCATACCATCACAAATAATTGCTAAAAATGAACCATCAGTGTTTTTATAATAATTTAAATAGTCTTGATTTTCTTTTCTAAAATTACCTTTTTCTGAAAGACCTACTGCTTTTATTTTCATAAACTTACCTATAAATATTATTTTATCATTTAAGTACTTTTACTTTTTTTATTCAAAGATTTTGCAATAATTTTATTTAATAAAAATAATAAGCAAATCAGTACTAATAAAATAATAGCAATACTAATGTATAAATAGGGGTTTTTATAAATTAATTTATTTAAATTAGAGTTATTAGTTAAAGTTGTAGAATTATTTTTAGTATCTAATTGTTGATTTTGATTTAAAATATTTGAATTATTAGATATGCTATTTTCTTCTTTTATTTTAGTTATATTTTCATCTTTAAAATTTAAACGAATTTCTTTTTGATTATAAAATTTATTTTGATATTCTTGTTTAGGTTTAATAATTAATAAATTATTTTTAACTTCAGTTTCTAAAGCAGTTAAAAATAATAAGTTTAAATCAGGAAAAAGTTTAT
Encoded here:
- a CDS encoding serine/threonine-protein kinase encodes the protein MQKTKKDLGIDKDALLNQIVNNRYKLVKYLNSGAFAVVFKALDLDASVLEKKDVFVAIKIILKAKNKNIEAIKKRLFLETNTFAKLSFSKNIVKMKDVFSWQNYYVIVMELIDGADLSKKFNAYNNVLSNKEFIYYFLQSTKGLKEIHDNNIIHRDVKPANILIGNDSKVKISDFGISKIKSIILDDSQNHISPGTPRYTAPEQFLNFESRKDAFYFESDIYSIGVIMYEFLTGGMLFLNYNSNTASSKERERANFQQHILKEVVRPREINPNISQALENIIMKCLAKDYKNRYHSFDQIIEDLQKAKQEQNVNLDFPNMWWENESSLNIKNNNTLKYQYFFKNTNSKYFIFWILIVISIFIIFLIALFLK